CTAcagcaaaatatcaaaatgggtaaatccttccttcctcttccttctgatTATATACAACATATCTCCTTTCAAGACTATTATTTCCGTCATGCTTATTCCTTCACAAATCTAAACCTTGAGGTGATATGAAGGAAACCaacatcaagaaaagaaaactcaattcagaaatgaagaaaactggcaGGTATACAATACACCCCCAGAGCATCTCAATATCCCTGGCACAGTACAATTCGGTGTACTGCTACAGCCCATAGATAAATATTGGCAGCTTGAATAAGCTCATTTTTTCCCTCAGGTGGTTAAAGGCCACCACATAAATACTGGGCAACAGGGGTTTGTTgggagaattagaaataaaaaattaaccaaattttGTCCCTGTGTTAATTCAATGCCAGCAAGGAGGCAAGTACTGAAGAAGAAAAGGGACAATTTTCATACGAAAAAAGAATTCCTCTAATCATGTCACCATCTCATATAATGAATCCAGGGAAtcccagaaatagaaaattagtttCAGGGGACCCCTGAGGCActttaaagccttttaaaaaattacagtaataataaattagatattgctcTTCAGAGGCCAACAGAGCAGCAGAAGCATCAAGATCAGGTCCAAAGAGTTATGCCCACATTACAGGCTTCCTGAGCTGCTCAGCCCTCTTTAAAGCTTAGTTGAATCTCTAAATACCTTTACAAAGACATACAATTTAACGCAGACTGAGTGGGTATTTTTGTTTAGTGGTAGCATAAAATTTGGTCCTTAATGGTAGCAGCTGTCTTCATCCATTTCAAACTCAGGTAATATTAAGTACATCAAGACAATACATAAAGAAtacaacaaaggagaaaaaagccaaaactgacaaacacCTCAAGGAGTCATTAAGTTTGCTTACACCCTTTCACTTGATCTCCCTCTCAGTCTCTTTTTTGTGGAGAGAAGGGTATGACAGAACTTTTTTCTCAAAAGATGATAAACAATGGCATCAAATGGACAAAATGGTtataaagtaactttaaaaatctgACCCCAAGGAATCCAGGACACATACAGATAATTCAGAGGTATACTTCTGATTTGGGGCAAATTCTAGACTAAAGAAATGATCGTCTCAGGTAAATGTTACAATAGATGAAACTAAGTCCAGTTTTTtggcggtttttttttttaaagtgtcctcaCTACCACCTTCAGCTATCAATCATTTCTCATAGCTCAAGCGGAAGGTCATCTTCATCTTTCCCAGGATCCAGgtcaacctcagcttcccatttGCCTCCTGAAATCTCCCACGTTAGTTTCTCAAAATCATCCTCCACAGAGAGTGGGGGCTTTCCTGTTGAGGCAGAGCTGAGTCGGCGAGTTTTCATGCTCATTTGGGGTGAGGAAGGGCCAGACGCCTCCGGGGGTGAGGAATCTGAAGAGGACTGGGTTGGAGGCAGCACAAGACTGTCTctaaccaaacaccgcatattctcactcataggtgggaattgagcaatgagatcacatggacacaggaaggggaatatcacactctggggactgtggtggggtggggggaggggggagggatagcactgggagatatacctactgctagatgacgagttagtgggtgcagtgcaccagcatggcacatgtatacagatgtaactaacctgcacaatgtgcacgtgtaccctaaaacttacagtatattaaaaaaaaaagaaagaaagaaaaaaaaaaagaaaaagaaaaagaaaaagaaaaaaagactgtctCTAGGATTTTCTGCTTCAGGCACAGTGACTGATTTGTCCTCAGAGACAAGCAGGACAACAGCATCCACAGCTGCCTTTTTGGCTGGGGGTTCCTGTAGGACGCTGCTGGAGCTGAGTGGCTTCACAGCGGCAGTGACAGCAAGGTGCATCTCCACTGCCTTACGTTTTGGGGCCAATTTGGGGGATGACACAACTTTAACCACAGATTGCTTCACGTTCACTTTGGGTTTAGCTTCACCCCTTTTTTCCAAGGTCTGTGCTGCCCATTTCACATTCAAGAATGAGTCTGCAATCCCTGAGGTTtctacctccaccttctgggatgACTTTGTGGGAAGCTGCTTGGTCAGGTGCCATGTGATTCCTGGCACAGCAGTGAGCACTGGTTTCTCTGCCACTCGGGTATTGCAAGAGGCTACATCTCCCTGAAGAGGTGTCGAGACTGATTTTTCCCTCTCCTGCTGTTTCCGCATGCGCATCTCTCTCATGGTCGCACATCTCTTGACTTGAATTTTACTGATGTCAACTCCTGTGGTCTCAACTGAAGCCTCTGTAGCTTCCATTCTAATACGGCTCTGAAAATCAACTTCATTTCCTTCCTGAAgtatcttctcttctttcctccatgTTCTTTGGGTGACTCGCAGCAGCAACCTTGCCCCCGGAGTGGCCTCATGTTGAGACGGGGAGCTGGTGCTGCTCTCAGAGCTCTGCTGCACCCTCAGTGCCTTCTCCAGTTTAATTTCTTCCAGCGTCTTCATGTGCACCTCCTGCATGGACTTTGTTTTACCTGCAGGCTCCTCTGATTGTCCTTTGCTGGCAACAATGGGTGGCAAAactactgtttttttaatttcactatcAGTCTTTAGCTTCATGCAAGTTgtatcctttttgcttttttgtctctCTGCTTCCTGCTGCCTATGTTCTTCTTCAGCCAGGACCTCAGAGAAGGTTTTGATACGGAGAGTGGAGGAGCTTCTTGCTCCTGAAGTAGAATCATCAGTTTTTGAAGGTCCTTCTGTCTTGAGTTTAGTTTGCGATTCCCCATGTTTCTGACTGGCTCTTTCAAGAAGCATTTCTTCTAATGTCTTCACATGGATCTCACCAACTTTATTAACTTTATCTGTTGCGTCCTCATTATTTGGATCAGCTGACATGCCTAATCGCTCCTTAAGAGACTTGGAAACTTGAGCTGTCTTTGGTGTTTCGTCAGTGTTAGTTTCCGGAGCTTCAACTTTCTTCCCTAGCCTCTGTGCCAGGCTACGCTTTAATGGAGGATCACTGTCAGCGCCTGCCGAAAATTTTCGTTTCCCCAGTCTCTCAGTAAGACCCAATCTAACCAAGGGTTCTTCTCCTTGTTTGGTGGAGAGAGTTACTGTCTTCACCACAgtcctgacattttctttttcaggaccTGGAACAGGCTCAGGGTGgagcaaaagactggaaactCCTGAAGAACCCTCACCTTGCTTCTtagatttttccttcattttctctgaCTTAATTTCCTCAAGAGTTTTTATTCCAAAATGCAAACATTCACCTTGCTTTATATTGACTGCAGGTCTCCGGACAGAAGTCACTCGTAATCCATTGTGAACTTCAGGAGTTGGTTGCAGGGTAGGTGTTTTGGTTTCATCAGGAAActgatcatcatcatcttcatcatcatctgcAGCATTAATTACAACTGGTGGATGCTTGGGGCTAGGAACATTTTCGGAACTTTCTACTTTCATAACGCTCCGCAGCTGAGGGGAAGGATTGGACTGGACAGACAATTTGTTCTGCTGAACTGAAAGTTGGCTAGCCTTCACTTCCTCTTCTGGTGACTCAGGCACAGTTGTGCTCGGAGGTAGGAAAAGGCCATCAACATATCGTCCTCTATTGTGATGGAAAGCGCAGTTTAATTTTTGACATCCTGTTGGCTGATTTTCCCAATAACAAGGAACTTCACTGCGTTTTTTATCAATCTCCATGTGCCGAAACCTGCACACCCGTCGAAAACAGCGCCCTTCTCGCCATAATGTGCAAACAGTTTCATTTCCTAGTGCAGCTTCACAGTGACGGAATGGGCAGCTGTCACCTTTGGTACatgtagaatagaaaaaaaaatagcagtctTCTCCTTGATTAGGCATGCTGGGTAGATTCTTAGATCAGAAGTGGCTTCTTGAAACAAGCCACTGCTTCCTCAAAGCAAGGACAAGGCTCCAAGTCCTCGTGAAATGGGTTTAATCTTCCAAATGACAACTTGATCACAGAAATTGTCTTTAAACTGTAATCATTAGCTGGTTGCTCTCAACAGGAACGTCTGTGTCTTCACTGAGTTCCAATCTATTACGCCTGTAGGTCGAACCAACACTCAATCcatgaattaataataatgagGCAGAAAAAATTTTCCTCCTCACATTGCCAAGAAAACCTCTCAGCCACAATTCAAACACagcatgtgtttttaaaacatctcCCAACTACTGGGAGATTAAGTCCATTCAAATAACCTTTGTCAGACTGGAGACAGCTAGGGTTAGTTAtctcctcaaaaacaaaacaaaacaaacaaagaaaaaaaacaaaaaaagagttcatTTAAAGATGAACTTGAGAGTCAAaggatcatgaaaaaaaaatccatcttccaTAGCTGAACAAtataatctgaaaaacaaaaaaaacatcagTTTTTCAGTAAGATCCAATTTCTGGTCTTCAAGATTTCTTCACACTTAATACTAGTCaattttccaggaattttttgGGCAGGGAATATCCCCAAATCCTAAAAAGCATCGCTATCTCTAGTTCCACAGCCTCCTTCTCAAGGTCCAGAATCAAGGCCTGGAAGATGTCAACACTATAGGCCTTCCCCACAGGAATCCGCACCGATTATGGGAGTTTAGGGGTGTTCTTCATTACGGTTTCACCAATCCTACAAGGAGTACGGAAGTGTCCCTGTTGCTCTTGACTCCCACGCTGAGGGCCAGGGGTGGGAGTGTAATGAGGGTGGGGAATGGGTGTAGGATACCGGAATAAGGTCGGTGGCTTTCTGTAtgtggagtttgagacaagctccAAAGTCGTGGGACCCGAACCGATGACACTATCCCCGACTCCCGCTTGCTGCTACGTCTTTCTTCTTGCTTGGCCGCTGCCGTCCGTCGTCCTCCGAGCAGCAGCAGCACTAGCAGAAAACCAAGACTGCCAGCGTCAAAGATGGCGCCCGGCTACAGGCTCCGCTCTAAGGCCCGGCCGGTAAAAGTGCCAGCACGACGCAGGGCGCGAGGGTTCTGGAAGACGTAGTTCCTCTATGACGCGATGCCTAAGATCTAATTTCATAtatctttggtagagacggggtttcaccg
This DNA window, taken from Pan paniscus chromosome 5, NHGRI_mPanPan1-v2.0_pri, whole genome shotgun sequence, encodes the following:
- the LOC129398003 gene encoding zinc finger CCCH domain-containing protein 11C-like, with product MPNQGEDCYFFFYSTCTKGDSCPFRHCEAALGNETVCTLWREGRCFRRVCRFRHMEIDKKRSEVPCYWENQPTGCQKLNCAFHHNRGRYVDGLFLPPSTTVPESPEEEVKASQLSVQQNKLSVQSNPSPQLRSVMKVESSENVPSPKHPPVVINAADDDEDDDDQFPDETKTPTLQPTPEVHNGLRVTSVRRPAVNIKQGECLHFGIKTLEEIKSEKMKEKSKKQGEGSSGVSSLLLHPEPVPGPEKENVRTVVKTVTLSTKQGEEPLVRLGLTERLGKRKFSAGADSDPPLKRSLAQRLGKKVEAPETNTDETPKTAQVSKSLKERLGMSADPNNEDATDKVNKVGEIHVKTLEEMLLERASQKHGESQTKLKTEGPSKTDDSTSGARSSSTLRIKTFSEVLAEEEHRQQEAERQKSKKDTTCMKLKTDSEIKKTVVLPPIVASKGQSEEPAGKTKSMQEVHMKTLEEIKLEKALRVQQSSESSTSSPSQHEATPGARLLLRVTQRTWRKEEKILQEGNEVDFQSRIRMEATEASVETTGVDISKIQVKRCATMREMRMRKQQEREKSVSTPLQGDVASCNTRVAEKPVLTAVPGITWHLTKQLPTKSSQKVEVETSGIADSFLNVKWAAQTLEKRGEAKPKVNVKQSVVKVVSSPKLAPKRKAVEMHLAVTAAVKPLSSSSVLQEPPAKKAAVDAVVLLVSEDKSVTVPEAENPRDSLFFFFFFFFFFFFFLSFFFNIL